The genomic window GGGCTCGACCTCGTCGAGCAGCAGCACGGGTTCCTCGAGCTCGACCGCGAGCAGCAGCAGCACCGTGGGCAGCGGCAGCTCGGGATCGAGCGCGTCCTCGTCGTCGTCCACGAGCGGTTCGAGCGGTTCGAGTGGCGTGAGCTACCCGGCGCCCTTCCCCGCGCCGCCGCAGGTGCAGGACTACGGCGGCCCGGTGCTGCAGCAACCCAAGCTCGTCCCGGTGTTCTTCTCGAACGACGACGCCACGACCGTCGCGCAGCTCTCGGACTTCGCGTCCAGGGTGGGGAGCACCCAGTACTGGGCGGCCACGACCTCGGAGTACGGCGTCGGCCCGGCCACTGCGCTGGCCCCCGTCCAGCTCACTGAAGCCGCGCCCGCGAGCATCGACGATGCCGCGATCCAGACCTGGCTCGCTGGAAAGCTCAACGGAAACGATCCCGCGTGGCCGGCCAACGACGGCAACACGGTGTACGTGCTGTTCTACCCGGACGCGACGACGGTCACGCTCCAGGGTCTGAGCAGCTGCCAGGGCTTTGGCGGCTACCACCAGAACATCACGCTCGACACAGCGCATGGCAGCGCCGACGCCGCCTACGTGGTCGTGCCCCGCTGCCTCAACTTCCCACCGAACACGGGCGTCGATGCGGTGACCGCCTCGACCAGCCACGAGCTCATCGAGGCCGCGACCGACCCCTATCCGCTCACCCAACCTGCCTACGCGTTGATGGACGACGCCCACATCTTCTGGCTCAGGGTCCTCGGCGGCGGCGAAGTGGGCGACATGTGCGCGCAGTTCGACAGCTCCTTCACCACGTTCTCGGAGCTCGCGTACTCGGTGCAGCGCACTTGGTCGAACGCGGCCGCGCTCGCCGGCCATGATCCCTGCGTGCCCGCGCTGCCGGGCGAGGTCTACTTCAACGCCGCGCCCGAGCTGTCGGACACCGTCGCCTACACCGTGCTGGGCCAGGTCGTAAACGTTCCGGGTGTGAGCATCCCCGTCGGGCAGTCGAAGACCATCGACCTCGATCTCTTCAGCGAGGCCGCGACCTCGGGGCCGTGGACCGTGAGCGTCGAGGACGCGTCCGTGGTCTTCGGCGGGGCCCAGCACCTCACGCTCGGCTTGAACAACACCACCGGGCAGAACGGCGACAAGCTCCAGCTCTCCATCACCGTGACCGCGGCAGGCTCGCACAACACGGAGATCTTCATCGTGAAGTCCACGCTGAACGGCCAGTCCACCGTCTGGTTCGGGCTCGTCGGGAACTGACGTTCAGGGGTGCGCGTCGGGCATCTGGCTCGAGGGGCTGGGCAAGAGCGACAGCGGGTCCACCGGCGCTTCACCCCGACGCACTTCGAAATGGCAGTGCGGCCCGCTGGTGCGGCCGCTCGTGCCCACGCGCGCGATGATCTGGCCCTGCTCCACCTTCTGGCCGTCCTTGACGAGGTTCTCGCGGTTGTGCGCGTAGAGCGTCACCAGGCCGCCGTCGTGCTGGAGGATGACCAGCGTCCCGTAGCCGGCCTGCTCGCCCGCGTAGAGCACGGTCCCGGCTGCCGCAGCAGCAATCGGCGTCCCTTCCGGCGCAGCGAGATCGAGGCCCTCGTGGTTGCCATGGGCCTGCTCGCCCGCGCGCGGCCCGTAGCGCGCATAGATGACTCCGCGAAGCGGCCAGGCCAGGCAGTGCACACCTGTGCAGCCCGGCACGTGGTGCGGGTTCGGGTCGCCGGCGCTCGCGGCATCGACCACGGCGCCGTCGGTCGACAGCTCGGGCAGCGGCACCGTCCGGGCCGCACCGGGGATGAAGAGCTTCATGCCCGGCGCGAGCGACTTGGGATCGCTGAGCGCGTTGGCCTGCATGAGCGCATCGGGCGTGGTCCCGTACGCGCGCGCGATGCGGAAGAGCGTCTCGCCGGGCTGCACCGGGTGGTACACGCCGTTCACCGTGGGCTCGTCGTGCGCGCGAACGATGGGCACGGCCGAGGGCGGCTCGTCGACGACCTGCGGCTCGGTCACGACCTGCGTGTGGTGACAGCCCGCGAGGGCCAGCGCGCCGACGAACGCCAGCGCGAATCGTGCGCACCTACCGGCCTTCATGCCCTTCGATGCGAAGCCCGCGGAGCTCGTCGAGCAGCTTGTGGTGCGTGAGGTCCAGGTTCAGCGGCGTGATGCTCACCAGGCCCTGGTCGTACGTGGCGTTGCAGTCCGAGCCGGGGATGTTCTCGTGGCCCTGCTCGTCGCCGCCGATCCAGTAGTACTTGCGCCCGCGCGGATCGACGCGCTCATCCACGACCTGGCCATAGCTGCGCTTGCCGAGCTTGGTGACCGCGAAGCCCTTCACGGGACCGTCGGGGACGTTCACGTTGAGCAGCGAGGCGGGCGCGAGGGGCCGCGCGACCACGGACTCCACGAGCTTCCGTGCGAACGCGGCCGCGTGCGTGAAATCCCAGGTGCGCGTGCGCGACGCGAGCGAGAACGCGATCGACGGCACCTTGAAGAGCGCGCCCTCCGTCGCCGCAGCGACGGTGCCCGAGTAGGTCACGTCATCGGCCAGATTGGCGCCCTTGTTGATGCCCGAGACGACGAGGTCCGGCCGCGCGCCCTTCATGAAGTGGTTCATCGCCACGTAGATGCAGTCGGTGGGCGTGCCGTCGACGGCCCAGCGACGCTCCCCAACGGAATGAACCCGCAGCGGCCGGTGCAGCGAGATGGCATGCGACGCCGCGCTCTGCTCGCGGTCCGGCGCCACCATCCACACCTCCGCGATCGGCTCGAGCGCTGCGGCGAGCGCGCGGATGCCAGGAGAGTCATGGCCGTCGTCGTTGGAGACCAGCACGCGCATCAGCGCCCAGCATCCTCCAACTCACGCTCGCCCGCCACGAAAGCGCCGCGGGCCTGCACGCGCTTGACGATCTGCCGGACGACGACAATGACGATCGCCAGCGCCACGACCACGCCCAGCACCCGCGACGGATGGGCCACGAGCGCGGGCAGGAACGCCTGTCCAGCGAGGACCACGGCGGGCACCCAGAGGGCGGCCGCGATGGCGTCGGCGAAGAAGAAGCGCTTCACCGGGACGCCCAGCGCGCCCGAGCAGGCGAACGTGGCCGCGCGCGCCCCGGGCACGAAGCGCGCGCCGAAGATGGCCAGCGGCCCCCACTTCGCCAGCCGCTGCTCGACCGACGCGCGGCGTTCGGGCGAGAACACGCGCGCGAGCCGCTTGGAGTCCATGGCCTTCTTGCCGAGCTTGCGGCCGATGGTGAAGAGCGAGAGGTCGCCCACCAGCAAGCCCACGTAGCACACGGCGATCGCCGGCCCGGCGTGGGCCAATCCGCGCGCCACCAGGCCACCCGTGCCGAGGAGGATCAGGTCCTCCGACAGCGGGGCGCCCATCCCGCTCGCCACGAGCAGGACGAACATCGCCGGGTACGAGTACTGCGCCAGGAGCGCCAGCGCGGTGGCCATGGCCTTAGGTTGCTGCACCCGGCGGTCGAACGCCAGCAGCGCGGCCGGTGCACAGGCGTGCAGGCAGGGGCCCGACGCGTGTGGCGCTGTGGCCTGTGCGCTACGGTCCGCCGTCCACATGACGCACCGCTGCGGAAAGTATTGGCTGGGCGAAAGACTCGCGGTGGGCGGGATGGCCGAGGTCTACCTGGCCACCGCCCGCGGCGAGTTCGGCTTCGCGCGGCGGGTCGTGGTGAAGCGGCTCTTGCCGCACCTGGCCGAGCGCCCGGACGTCGTCCAGCTCTTCCTCGACGAGGCACGGCTGCTCGCGCGGCTGCATCATCCGCGCGTCGTCCAGGTGCTCGACCTCGGCAGCGCCGACGGCCAGAGCTACCAGGCGCTCGAGTACCTGGACGGTCTCGACGTCGCGGCGCTCCGTGCCTCCGGTCCGCTCGCGCCGGAGCTGGCGCTGCGCATCGCCGCGGCCGTCGCGGAAGGGCTCGCGTACGTGCACGGCGCGAAGGGCGATGATGGCGAGAGCCTGGGCATCGTCCATGGCGACGTGGCGCCGGGCAACGTGGTCGTCACGCGCGCGGGCGAGGTGAAGCTGCTCGACTTCGGCGTGGCGCGCTGGAACAAGCGGCCCGACGGCCCGCGCGGGGGCACGCCGGGGTTCCTGGCGCCAGAGGTCGAGGCCGGCGCGGTCCCCGATGTCCGAAGCGATCTGTTCGGG from Deltaproteobacteria bacterium includes these protein-coding regions:
- a CDS encoding M23 family metallopeptidase, coding for MKAGRCARFALAFVGALALAGCHHTQVVTEPQVVDEPPSAVPIVRAHDEPTVNGVYHPVQPGETLFRIARAYGTTPDALMQANALSDPKSLAPGMKLFIPGAARTVPLPELSTDGAVVDAASAGDPNPHHVPGCTGVHCLAWPLRGVIYARYGPRAGEQAHGNHEGLDLAAPEGTPIAAAAAGTVLYAGEQAGYGTLVILQHDGGLVTLYAHNRENLVKDGQKVEQGQIIARVGTSGRTSGPHCHFEVRRGEAPVDPLSLLPSPSSQMPDAHP
- the surE gene encoding 5'/3'-nucleotidase SurE, with product MRVLVSNDDGHDSPGIRALAAALEPIAEVWMVAPDREQSAASHAISLHRPLRVHSVGERRWAVDGTPTDCIYVAMNHFMKGARPDLVVSGINKGANLADDVTYSGTVAAATEGALFKVPSIAFSLASRTRTWDFTHAAAFARKLVESVVARPLAPASLLNVNVPDGPVKGFAVTKLGKRSYGQVVDERVDPRGRKYYWIGGDEQGHENIPGSDCNATYDQGLVSITPLNLDLTHHKLLDELRGLRIEGHEGR
- a CDS encoding DedA family protein, with protein sequence MATALALLAQYSYPAMFVLLVASGMGAPLSEDLILLGTGGLVARGLAHAGPAIAVCYVGLLVGDLSLFTIGRKLGKKAMDSKRLARVFSPERRASVEQRLAKWGPLAIFGARFVPGARAATFACSGALGVPVKRFFFADAIAAALWVPAVVLAGQAFLPALVAHPSRVLGVVVALAIVIVVVRQIVKRVQARGAFVAGERELEDAGR